The Actinotalea sp. JY-7876 sequence GCCGGCGCCGAGACGGTCACCGTGGTCCAGGACGCCTGAGGCCGAGCGCCCCGCGACCCGGCACGCCGCGGGTGCGGCTCAGGGCGCGTCGGTCGCCGTCGCCCGGTCCACGGCGCCGCCGTAGCGGCGGTCGCGGCGGGCGTACGTCTCGACGGCGCGCCACAGGTGGCGGCGGTCGACGTCGGGCCAGTACTCGTCGAGGAAGACCATCTCCGCGTACGCGGCCTGCCAGATCATGAAGTTCGACGTCCGCTGCTCCCCCGACGTGCGCAGGAAGAGGTCGACGTCGGGCAGCTCCGGCTCGTCGAGGTAGCGCGCGACCGTGCGCTCGTCGACGCGCTCGGGGTCCAGGCGCCCGGCGGCGACCTCGCGCGCGATCGCCCTGGCGGCGTCGGCGACCTCGGCGCGGCCGCCGTAGTTGACGCACATGGTCAGCGTGCACACGTCGTTGCCGCGCGTGACCTCCTCGGCGGTCTCGAGCTCGGTGATCACCGAGCGCCACAGGCGCGGGCGCCGGCCCGCCCAGCGCACCCGCACACCCCAGGAGTCCATCGTGTCGCGGCGGCGGCGCAGCACGTCGCGGTTGAAGCCCATGAGGAAGCGCACCTCCTCCGGCGAGCGCTTCCAGTTCTCGGTCGAGAACGCGTAGGCGGAGATGTGGGTGACGCCGATCTCGATGGCGCCCGCGACGACGTCGAGCAGCGCCGCCTCGCCCGCCGCGTGGCCCTCGGTGCGGGGCAGGCCGCGCTCGTTCGCCCAGCGCCCGTTGCCGTCCATGACGATCGCCACGTGCTTCGGCACGAACTGCGCCGGGATCGCGGGCGGGCGCGCCCCCGAGGGGTGCGGCGGCGGGGCCTGCACCTCGCGGTCACGCCGGCCGCGGGTGCTCGCGCGCTCACGCGCCATCAGACGCGCTCGACCATGCGCAGCGAGCGCAGCCCGCGCTCGAGGTGGAACTGCAGGAAGGCCGCGACCAGCCCGCTCGCCTCGCGCCGGTCCCGGTCCGCGCTCGCGTCGGCCTCGGCCCACTCCCCCGTGAGCAGGGCGGCGAGGAGGCGGAACGTCTCGGGCGCCGGCGAGGCGGCGCCCGGCGGACGGCACGCACCGCACACCGCACCGCCCGAGCCGACGGCGAACGCCCGGTGCGGACCCGGGGCGCCGCACCGCGCGCAGTCGGTGAACGACGGCGCCCAGCCGGCGATCGCGAGCGACCGCAGCAGGTAGGAGTCCAGGACGAGGCCCGGCGCGTGCGCCCGCTCCGCGAGCGACCGCGTGGCGGCGACGAGCAGCAGGTACTGCTGCGTGGCGGGCTCGCGTTCCGCCTCGACGAGGCGCTCGGCCGTCTCGAGCATGGCCGTGCCCGCCGTGTACAGCGCGTAGTCCGCGCAGACGGCACGGGCGTAGGGCCCCAGCGTCTCGACCTGCGTGACGATGTCGAGGTTGCGCCCCGTGTAGAGCTGGGCGTCGACCACCATGAACGGCTCGACCCGCGACCCGAACCGGGACGAGGTGCGTCGCACGCCCTTCGCGACCGCGCGCACCTTGCCGTGGTGGCGGGTCAGGAGGGTCACGATGCGGTCGGCCTCGCCCAGCTTCTGGGCGCGCAGCACGATCGCCTCGTCGCGGTAGAGGCTCACGGCACCATTGTCCCCCGCCCCACCGACACCACACCCCCGCCGCGCCGCACGCCCGGCCCGCACCGCGCACACCCTCCGCCCGGCGCACCGGCCCCCACGGCCGCACCGCCGTGTCCGGTCCACTATTTCGCGTGCCCGGAGCCGTCACCGCGGGCTAGCGTCGGTGTGGTGCGGCCGCGCCACCCGGCGCGCCGCCCCGGGCGCCCGGCCGGCGCCCACGGACCCCTGGAAGGAGGTGCGCGCCATGACCGACGTCGTCGTCGTCCCCGTGCCCGTACCTCCCGCACGACCGCGCCGCTGACCGGCGCGGCCCCTCGAAGGGTCACTCCGTTGTCCGCTGCTCCACCGCCCACCACCCCTGCCACGCCCGCCTCTCGTCCCGACGACGGGCCGGTCGCCCGCGTCGTCCGCCCGGACCGCGGCTCGTGCGACGTCCTCCTCCCCGCGCCCGACGCGAGCGTCGACGCGTCGCCCGTCCGGGCCGCGTGGTCACCCGCGCTCGCCCGCGCCGCCGCGGCCGACCCCACGGCCGTCCCGGCCGCCGGCGACCGCGTGCGGCTCGCACACGTCCCGCCCGACGGGTGGATCGTCGCCGCCGTCCTGCCGCGGCGGACCGCCGTCGTGCGCGCCCAGGTCGCCGCCGGCTCCTCGCACGCCCAGGTCCTCGCCGCGAACGCCGACGTCGCCGTCGTCGTGGAGGCGATGGCGCCCGACGTCGACCTCGCGCGCATCGAGCGCCTCCTCGCGCTCGCGTGGTCGTCCGGCGCCGAGCCGCTCGTCGTCCTGACCAAGGCCGACCTGGTCGCCCATCCCGACGCGCTCCTGGGCGAGGTCGTCGCGATCGCGCCCGGAGCCGACGTCGTCGCCGTCAGCGCGGTGGACGAGGTCGGGCTCGAGCCGCTGCGGGGCCGGCTCGCGGCGGGCGCGACGCTGGCGCTGCTGGGCGCGTCGGGCGTCGGGAAGTCGACCCTGCTCAACGCCCTGCTCGGCCGCGAAGCCATGCGCACGCGCGCGCTGCGAGGCGACGGCAAGGGCCGGCACACGACCGTGACGCGCGAGCTGCACATGGTCCCGGGGGGCGGCGCGGTGATCGACACCCCGGGCATCCGATCGGTCGGCCTCGCCGGGCAGGAGGCGCTGGCCGACGTCTTCGCGGAGATCGAGGCGCTCGCGGCCGGGTGCCGGTTCTCCGACTGCGCGCACGCGAGCGAGCCCGGCTGCGCCGTGGTCGCCGCGGTCGCGGA is a genomic window containing:
- a CDS encoding isoprenyl transferase translates to MARERASTRGRRDREVQAPPPHPSGARPPAIPAQFVPKHVAIVMDGNGRWANERGLPRTEGHAAGEAALLDVVAGAIEIGVTHISAYAFSTENWKRSPEEVRFLMGFNRDVLRRRRDTMDSWGVRVRWAGRRPRLWRSVITELETAEEVTRGNDVCTLTMCVNYGGRAEVADAARAIAREVAAGRLDPERVDERTVARYLDEPELPDVDLFLRTSGEQRTSNFMIWQAAYAEMVFLDEYWPDVDRRHLWRAVETYARRDRRYGGAVDRATATDAP
- the recO gene encoding DNA repair protein RecO gives rise to the protein MSLYRDEAIVLRAQKLGEADRIVTLLTRHHGKVRAVAKGVRRTSSRFGSRVEPFMVVDAQLYTGRNLDIVTQVETLGPYARAVCADYALYTAGTAMLETAERLVEAEREPATQQYLLLVAATRSLAERAHAPGLVLDSYLLRSLAIAGWAPSFTDCARCGAPGPHRAFAVGSGGAVCGACRPPGAASPAPETFRLLAALLTGEWAEADASADRDRREASGLVAAFLQFHLERGLRSLRMVERV
- the rsgA gene encoding ribosome small subunit-dependent GTPase A, with the protein product MSAAPPPTTPATPASRPDDGPVARVVRPDRGSCDVLLPAPDASVDASPVRAAWSPALARAAAADPTAVPAAGDRVRLAHVPPDGWIVAAVLPRRTAVVRAQVAAGSSHAQVLAANADVAVVVEAMAPDVDLARIERLLALAWSSGAEPLVVLTKADLVAHPDALLGEVVAIAPGADVVAVSAVDEVGLEPLRGRLAAGATLALLGASGVGKSTLLNALLGREAMRTRALRGDGKGRHTTVTRELHMVPGGGAVIDTPGIRSVGLAGQEALADVFAEIEALAAGCRFSDCAHASEPGCAVVAAVADGDLAPRRLRSYRKLVREAAYQAARVDARLRAAAAGELKARTKAYRRHPLRP